In Fragaria vesca subsp. vesca linkage group LG5, FraVesHawaii_1.0, whole genome shotgun sequence, the genomic stretch TTGAAATTAAGGTTAAATTAAACGAAAGTCAAGAAAAGAGGCGGTAATGTTCTTACCAATTGTCAAATATGCTTTAGATAGATTGGCTTAATTTGTTCCTCTATATATATAAATCCTAGGGCGTCATGAAAAAATAATAATATTTTCGAATCACTTTTGATTATTTAGCTAGGTGTTATAAACTTATAATGGATGCAAGGTGAGTCACTTTGAGTGTAGGATCAAAAAAAAAATCTCTCTTATCCAATTGAAAATGGACTTTAATGATCACTAAGTTACATTTAAGTGACAATTTTCCTATCAAGATGTGGCTGCAACTCTAAATTATGAATCACTTTCTGAGAAATGCCTCAATTTATCTTACAATTATACATTCAAAATGTTATTATACTGAGGCACGAATGGTCATCGATCTAGTTAGTTAGAGCATCTCCAACAGCTCTTGTAAAACTAGAATTTTATCTATTTTAGAGGGAAAACACAATTTTTTGGCTCTAACAGCTCATATAAAGCATCTTCTATAATATAAAAAGTGGGAAAAGAGAGAAACATATCATCTATATTTATAGAATTCTCAAAATTTATATATTTCATGGAAAAATCTCTAAAATTTATTGTTTGTATTTTAAAATTCACTCTCTCCTAAAAAAAATGCCATTATATCTCTATACTAGAGTATAGAAAATTAAGAAATTAAAGCATGTGACATGTGATTTTGATCTGAATAAATGTATAGATTCATTAAATTATATAAAAAAAACATTCAATTTTGTAGAGTAGAGTAGAAGAGCTGTTGGCGTTGAGCCTTGTTTTCATAGAGATTTTGTAATTTCCTCTTCTATAATAGAGAAATCATACCAGAGTTGTTAAAGATGCTCTTATTGATCAAGATCATATGCTCAACCACCTTTGATATAAATCCATGTCAAAGATAGATTGAACTATTATCAAACTAAGTAGTTTTATTCTTTACCGTTAGATTTCCATTCATGAGTGATTGAACATACTTCAATTGGTCAACAATTGACCAGGTGAGCACCACTGTATAATGAAGATGCCAGTTTATAAAATCAAGATTTAGATGATTATAACTTGTTACAATATGAAGTTCATTCCAATTTAAAATCAAGATTGCAATTTGTACCTTAACATCAAAGCTGAAAGAGAAATTTTATTAACACATCCATAATTATTACTATATATACATTTCATATTTAATACACCACTTATTAACTTTTTTGTTTTAACATTTTACTAGATACACATATCCAAACTTCCTACAATACCCTCATTTAACATATAGATCTTATTCGCTAAATACACAACTCATTCACTACACATATTTTTCTAGATCTGCTACTCAATTTGTTCAAATTACTGAGTTTTTTTCTTAAAATGTTTCATCTGTCCTTGTACTATTTCACCTCATTGACATATTCCTTGAAGATTTTTATTTTTTCTCTGAAGGGTTTCACCTTATTAAGATATTCCTCGAGAGATTTCTCTTTGATAACATCTTCTCTCATTAGTTTTCCTCGACAAATTTTCTTCTCAAGGAGCCTCTTACTCAAATTGATTTTAAGATTTCTTAAGCCTACCGAATCAAAATAAAATAAGACAATACATCACCAAACTTAACAGAACTTTCAGCATTAGAATGTTCAATCCTGTGTAAAACTAAATTAATTGATTCTTGGGAACCATTGCATAATCTTCATATGCGGTGTCAAAATATTGGTATTCGATTCAAACTTAAAATTAAAAAGTGTTTGAAGTACAATAGTTAATATGAACGTCTTAAACGAGATATTTTATTTCAAATGTCATTTTTTGTAATTTTACGTATCCACAAAGTCTTACATAATTTGTATAAAAAAAGAGATGTGTTTAAGGATGTGTTAATAAGCTGAAATCAAAATAACAACGATAATCACATATAAAATATTTTGGAGTGGTTTCAAACCCTATTCAAAGAAATAGAAAGAAGATAGTTACGAGAAAGTTACCCAAATAACATTTAATGAGTAATTTATGTAATAACAAATGACGATAAAATCGTCTTTCCTCGTTGAAAACAAAACACGAATGGATGAAAAATCAGACACAAATGAGGATTATCTAACATGGTTAGAGAAATGAATTTTATGAATTGCAAACCTAGTAGTTGGATACTTCATGGAATCATGGCTTCATGCAAAGTGATTTTCAAAATTACCAAAAGCATTCATGCACAATTGAGAACCTAACAAAAATAAAATGAGAGGCTCGGGAAGAGCCAAGCTACCGCCTTTCGTTCTCTCTTTCATTATGTGGTGTTTGCTTTTTTCCCATCAAGGAAAGGAAGTATGGGAGCTGAGAACAAAGTGATCACTCATCAGTCCAAAGAGTGAGGCAGATCGAACTCCAAAGTACACAACAGGATCATATCATCAGAAAATGGATATGGAAAGCACCCAATATTAAATTGAAGAGAAAGAAAGAAAGAAAGAAAGAAAGAAAAAGAGTGGAGGAGGGAAGGAGAAGAAGCTAGAATCTGGTTTTTTTCTGATCAATGGCACCCGTATTGGATAAAAGCAATAACTCACTCACTCTGAAAAAGAAAACAGCCTAAACTGGCAAGCACAAACCCCAGCCATGTTCTCTACTGTCACACCACTTTATCCAAATCCATGCCAGAAGGTAAGAACAAGAAGATAGACAGGAAATCCAGAACCGAATCAAATTTGCATTTATATCACTCTCTATCTATATCACTCTCTATCTATATCTATCTATCTCGCGCCACTTGTGCTATCATGAGCCAGTGGTGCATGCTATGTTATGTTGCATCATCATCATCATTATCACCATCGTCTTCTTCAGTACACCAGCTTAGACAGACCTAGACAGTGATGACTGATATAAATGAGCTAGCAGGAGTCCCCCATTGATCAATCCCAAACTTCAAAGCAAAACTAAACCCAAAACCCCATTAGAGGCCAACCCAACAAATCCAAAACTGAAAAAGCAGCCTTGGCTTTTGCTCCAAAGAGCTAAAGCTTCAGCCAACCATTAAAGACACTGCAAGCTTCTGCAAACTCAGAACACTCAGACCCAGGCTCCATTGAGTTATCTTATCACACTACACATCAAAACTGACGAACCCATCAAACCACTCCCCTCTGCAACCCACTCGATCACATGCATTTTACACTCAATCACATGCATTCTATTGCATTTCAAATTACTCAATGAAAAATTTCAAATTTCTCCAATCAAAAACCAATGAACATTAGCACTAAACACTAGCATTAACATTACCACCATTACCATCTAGATTAATTAACATGAAACATACAAAAAATTTGCAAAGGAAATTTAAACAGTACCCAGATGAAAGTAATAACCAAGCTTAAATTCTAAATTCCCAGTAAGTTTCCCCATGAAATTAACCCAGAAGATGAAAAAGAAAGAAAGAAGGAGATGTCATCATCACTCCAACAACAACAATCTACACTCTTCTTTAGCTTCATGTATGTATGTGAGAGAGAGCAGCAGTAGCAGGAGTGCAGTGAGTAGTTCTTGGAGTGCCCATGTCATTTCCAAGAAAGAAAAGAGAGTAAAAGAGACTAAAACTTGTTTCGATGGATCAGTAGGGTGGCGGAGGCGGTGGTTGTCTTGCAGTCGGAGCCCAAATAACATCAGTAGGCAAGTGACAGCTGTACATGGCCATCCCACAAGACTGCGCCGGCGCGTGACCCCCACTCTCTCCGCCAGTCGAGAGCGGCGGCGACTGAGCTTCCCCTCCTGAAACCGAGTTCCTGGGCGCCTCCACGTCCTCCACCGGCAGCCGGTGGTACGAAGGGTTGTTGAACGACGCGGCGATGATGTAAACAGTTCCGGCAGCTATCAAGGCCCCGGCGACGAGTCCACCGACGATCTGGCCCTGCGGCCCGGCGAGAGAGATGGTGAAGCCGTTGGGGATAGGACCGGTCGCCGTCGTTTGCGGAAGGAACGTGGCGGAGATGGAGAGGATGTCGAAGCGGCCGTGGAAGGTGACAGTAGCGCCGGGAGTAGACGAGGGCTGACGTAGAGTGACGTTGGCGACGGTTCCGGAGCCGGTGAGTATGACGAGGCCAATGTTCTTGCGGCAGGAGAAACGTGACACGGCGTCGACGATGTCGCTGCCGCCGGGGACTTCGAGAATGTAAGGGCTCATGGCGGGCTCGGAGTCGCGGGTGATGATGACCGGCGGCTTGGGCTTGTTCTTGGAGCCGGGGGGGCGGCCCCGGGGCCTGCGGACGACTTCAATGGTGGCGCCGTCGCCGGAGATGGGGTTGTTGGGGTCGGAAATGAGTGGCTTGGTGGCGGTGCCGCTGCTAGTGTCTTCTTCAGAAGTCTGAGGTTGTTGACATTCACGACTGACAGGAGTTATCTGAAAAGGGTTGGAGAACTGGTGGTGGAACTGCTGTTGGGGGTGGTGGTGATGGTGTTGTGGGTTGTTGTTGTTGTTGTTGTTGTGGGTATGATGGTGGAGCTTGGAGAACATGTTCTGGGTAGTTTCACTCTTGGTGTCACCGTATTCACCTTTCATGGTTATAATTTCTATATTTTTGAAGATGGAAGCAGAGAGCTCTGATTGGTGAGAGGAGATAATAAAAAAATAAAAAAGAGGAAGGAGGAGAGGGTATTGTTTATGGGTTTTTTTGAGGAGAATGATAGGGCTTTGATGAGGAAGGAAGAGAGGGATGGGCTGTGGAGGATTTCTTTAATATAAAGATGAAGATGAGGATGCAGGAGAGAGAGAGAGAGAGAGAGAGAGAGAGAGAGAGAGAGAGAGGTGGTGNNNNNNNNNNNNNNNNNNNNGAGAGAGAGAGAGGTGGGTGAGCTTGGAAACCAAGTAATGACTAATGGCGCCGCTGTGAGGGAGGTAAAGTAGGGTCCGCAGAGGAAGCATGAGCAGTCATTGAGGAAAATGAAGGATCGGATGGGGGAAGAAGATGGGGAGATTTTGTATTGGGTAGCTCAACACACAACAGAGAGAGAAAAAGAGAGAGAAAGAGAGAGAGCTGTGTTCTTCCACCGCCTTAGATGAACACTATTCTTTTCTTCAAAGTTAGAGAGAGAGAGAGTTGAAGAGGGACCTTCTTTTCTTTCTTTCCCGACCGAGTGGATTGAAAACGACTCGTTTTGATGGTCTTGTTTTGGGCAAGGGGGGATCATCCATTGTTTTCTATTTTATATTTTTATTTATTTTACCTATAACTTTTCGTTCAGTCAAACAGCATATATATCACTCTTATAGATGTCTTAAAAAATTAATGATATATCATTCTACTTTAATATTGTTCGATTTAAATTTACAGCTTGAGATTATAGGACATGATAAAACTTTTTATTGATACTCTTACATCGATTTGAATATATTACTATTTCGATACTTGATTACTAAAATGTCACGATATTTCTGGTTGTCTCTTCATTTCTGTATGATTGTCGATTTAGGCAATTACTCATCATTCTCTATGTCAAATGATTTGCTACTACTTAATTATGTCTTAAGACCTGTTCATACGCACACATTCACAGAACCAGCTCTTTCCGGTTTTTCGTTACAAGAAGTTATGAAGCGTCTAAGAACAGTTTATGTGATCTTAAAACACTTCAATGAGCAACACTCTATGAACTAAAGGCGGTCTACATAAATTAAACACGTACTCAATAAGAAGTAGATGAAGAATAAGTTTGTTAGAGTTGAAAACTAAAACAATATAGCGAGTTTTAAAAGGCCTACTTATACTTAACCCTTCACTTTTAAGCTAACTCTATACTTGGTTTAGACTAGTGATGCATTTTACAAGTCACTTACTTTGAATTAAAGAAAGAGATGAAAGACATCTTTGCCTAAAATGGTAGTGAATATGTTAAAGGCATGATAATTAATTTACATGTTTTAAGCCTTGATCAAAGGGGTGGGTTCAAGTTCATTATCATATATGCTTAGATAGCAAGCACATTTGGGTTTGGTTTTGTCATTTTCACCCAAGTCAGAAATACTGGTGTACTTGTTTTTCCAGTTTTAAACAAATTTATATGTACAAACAAATGAAGTGGACCATTGCAGATGATGAGTGATCTTCTAAACCCTGAGGAAATGGTCAATAATCTGACCTTAATTTGGTAAATTGTTGTCTTTTTGAAGTGTCTAACCAATAGTTTGCTTAACTAATTGGGCTAGATTATTAATTGACTTGTAAAAAATTG encodes the following:
- the LOC101293300 gene encoding putative DNA-binding protein ESCAROLA-like — translated: MKGEYGDTKSETTQNMFSKLHHHTHNNNNNNNPQHHHHHPQQQFHHQFSNPFQITPVSRECQQPQTSEEDTSSGTATKPLISDPNNPISGDGATIEVVRRPRGRPPGSKNKPKPPVIITRDSEPAMSPYILEVPGGSDIVDAVSRFSCRKNIGLVILTGSGTVANVTLRQPSSTPGATVTFHGRFDILSISATFLPQTTATGPIPNGFTISLAGPQGQIVGGLVAGALIAAGTVYIIAASFNNPSYHRLPVEDVEAPRNSVSGGEAQSPPLSTGGESGGHAPAQSCGMAMYSCHLPTDVIWAPTARQPPPPPPY